In uncultured Ilyobacter sp., a genomic segment contains:
- a CDS encoding VanZ family protein, whose translation MKKYFSIILSILIMILIFKFSSEDIGRSLKHSDAVSRIISYIFNGEILLSVRKLAHFIIYFFLAFFLQFTFPDNCISSKNKKIVLLMVFIYACSDEFHQIFVSGRGARLTDVLIDTSGGMTAIFMTHLWRKTYKKINIRARIS comes from the coding sequence ATGAAAAAGTATTTTTCAATAATTTTATCTATTTTAATAATGATTCTTATCTTCAAATTTTCCAGTGAAGATATAGGTAGATCTTTAAAGCACTCAGATGCAGTCTCAAGGATTATAAGCTATATTTTTAACGGTGAGATACTTCTTTCAGTGAGAAAATTAGCTCACTTCATTATTTATTTTTTTCTCGCCTTTTTCTTACAATTTACTTTTCCCGATAACTGCATAAGCTCAAAAAATAAAAAAATAGTACTTCTAATGGTATTTATATATGCCTGTTCTGACGAATTTCACCAGATATTTGTATCAGGGAGGGGAGCTCGTCTTACAGATGTACTCATAGATACCAGTGGAGGTATGACAGCTATTTTTATGACTCATCTTTGGAGAAAAACATACAAGAAGATTAACATAAGAGCAAGAATAAGCTAG
- the cysC gene encoding adenylyl-sulfate kinase — protein MGENIVWHNGDITRKEREALLNQNGKVLWFTGLSGSGKSTIAVELEKELYKAGKLVYRLDGDNIRHGLNGNLGFTLEDRIENIRRISEVAKLFADSGMITLVSFISPTIEIRNMAREIIGEDFIEVYVNAGLSTCESRDPKGLYKKARAGEIKNFTGIDSPYEAPENPEIMLLNEDGKLNQCVKKVLDYLID, from the coding sequence GTGGGAGAAAATATAGTATGGCATAATGGCGATATAACCAGAAAAGAAAGAGAAGCTTTATTAAACCAAAATGGTAAAGTTTTATGGTTTACAGGGCTTTCAGGAAGTGGGAAATCCACAATTGCAGTAGAACTGGAAAAAGAATTGTATAAGGCTGGGAAATTGGTATATAGACTAGATGGTGACAATATCAGACATGGTCTTAATGGGAACCTGGGATTTACTTTAGAAGATAGGATAGAGAATATAAGGAGGATATCAGAAGTTGCAAAACTTTTTGCAGACAGTGGAATGATAACTCTGGTATCCTTCATCTCACCAACTATTGAGATAAGAAACATGGCTCGTGAGATAATAGGTGAGGATTTTATAGAAGTTTATGTAAATGCAGGTCTTTCTACCTGTGAGTCAAGAGACCCAAAGGGACTGTATAAAAAAGCCAGAGCCGGGGAGATAAAAAACTTTACGGGAATAGATTCTCCCTATGAAGCACCAGAAAATCCAGAAATAATGCTTTTAAACGAAGACGGGAAATTAAATCAGTGTGTTAAAAAAGTTCTGGATTATTTAATCGACTAA
- a CDS encoding NAD-dependent epimerase/dehydratase family protein produces MVDYVIHAAAQVSVSVSVNDPKYDADQNIIGLLNVLNFYKKYSVKKILFASCAAVYGIPESLPVRESSKTEALSFYGLTKLTGEQYIKIYSKLHGLKYVIFRYANVYGERQDAHGEAGAVAIFSIKILAEEEICIEGDGNQTRAFIYVKDVARANYLAVKENVENQIFNIGTNSETSINELAETMKANSEYNKKIIYRESRKGYIRNSRLDNTNFMKNSSWKVNYSIEKAMSAFPGKIKECR; encoded by the coding sequence ATTGTTGATTACGTCATACATGCAGCAGCCCAGGTGAGTGTAAGTGTCTCGGTAAATGATCCAAAGTATGACGCAGACCAAAATATAATAGGTTTATTGAACGTACTAAACTTCTACAAAAAGTATTCTGTGAAAAAAATACTCTTTGCAAGCTGTGCTGCTGTTTACGGGATTCCTGAGTCCTTACCTGTAAGGGAGAGCTCAAAAACAGAAGCCCTGTCTTTTTACGGCTTAACTAAGCTTACAGGAGAGCAGTATATAAAAATTTATTCCAAACTCCACGGGCTTAAATACGTAATTTTCAGATATGCAAACGTATACGGAGAAAGACAGGATGCTCACGGAGAAGCAGGAGCAGTGGCTATTTTTTCAATTAAAATTCTGGCAGAAGAGGAGATCTGTATAGAGGGGGATGGAAATCAGACCAGGGCTTTTATATATGTAAAAGACGTGGCTAGGGCAAACTATCTCGCGGTAAAAGAAAATGTGGAAAATCAAATTTTTAACATAGGAACAAATAGTGAGACAAGTATAAATGAACTGGCAGAAACGATGAAGGCAAATTCGGAATATAATAAAAAGATTATCTATAGAGAATCAAGAAAAGGCTATATAAGAAATTCAAGGCTGGATAACACAAATTTTATGAAAAATAGTTCTTGGAAAGTTAATTATTCCATAGAAAAAGCAATGAGCGCTTTCCCTGGGAAGATAAAAGAGTGCCGCTAA
- a CDS encoding glycosyltransferase: MIKVYFEKERIYWKKLTESKFEKVNFENNKKVELKKIKELNFKMKAKKLLEKKLFFVIKLKRFIQKHKYRISCFTIKNENDFDFIITKRKVFKGKKPYAFYIENFHSIFDNVKSRNNKIVIKKLEKIFSGKNFKGFIFMSEFSRKVFFNMHKDSFKKIDIQKLDKGVIYTYVEDIDIDEEEYKNSKITSLDNKVKLLYVCSVFELKAGKEVLKAFMNLSKRFELTIITNPETIGDVELEIIKNNKNIVLLEHNMNFEQMKKIYLDTHIIIQPTFMDSAAVAVLEGMKFRVPVISTSTFAVNEYIEDGFNGILLDNPYNCYTLDGQVYLDRYFDDRDFILKITKNHINSNFVKLISQSIIEMVKNYEMYLNNCFKYYNENYYKFGEKAIKEKWEETIKEML, translated from the coding sequence ATGATTAAAGTTTATTTTGAAAAAGAAAGGATCTATTGGAAAAAACTTACTGAGAGTAAATTTGAAAAGGTGAATTTTGAAAATAATAAAAAGGTTGAATTAAAAAAGATAAAAGAATTAAATTTTAAGATGAAAGCAAAAAAACTTTTAGAAAAAAAACTTTTCTTTGTAATTAAACTAAAGAGATTTATTCAGAAACATAAATATAGAATTAGTTGTTTCACAATAAAAAATGAAAATGACTTTGACTTTATTATTACTAAGAGAAAGGTATTTAAAGGAAAAAAGCCCTATGCTTTTTATATTGAAAACTTTCATTCAATATTTGATAACGTAAAAAGCAGAAATAATAAAATTGTAATAAAAAAATTAGAAAAAATTTTTTCTGGAAAAAATTTCAAAGGGTTTATTTTTATGTCTGAATTTTCAAGAAAAGTTTTTTTTAATATGCACAAAGATAGTTTTAAAAAAATTGATATTCAAAAACTAGATAAAGGAGTAATTTATACTTATGTAGAAGATATTGATATCGATGAAGAAGAATATAAAAACTCAAAAATAACAAGCCTAGATAATAAAGTAAAATTGCTTTATGTCTGTAGTGTTTTTGAGTTAAAGGCTGGAAAAGAAGTGCTCAAAGCTTTTATGAATCTGTCAAAAAGATTTGAATTAACAATAATAACAAACCCCGAAACTATCGGAGATGTGGAGCTTGAAATCATAAAAAACAATAAAAATATTGTGTTATTAGAGCACAATATGAATTTCGAGCAGATGAAAAAGATATACTTAGATACCCATATAATTATTCAACCTACATTTATGGATTCTGCTGCAGTTGCAGTATTAGAGGGGATGAAATTTAGAGTGCCGGTAATTTCTACATCCACATTTGCAGTGAATGAGTATATTGAAGATGGATTTAATGGCATTTTACTTGATAATCCATACAACTGTTATACTTTAGACGGGCAAGTTTATTTAGATAGATATTTTGATGATAGAGACTTTATTTTAAAGATAACTAAAAATCATATTAATAGCAACTTTGTAAAGTTAATTTCTCAAAGCATTATTGAGATGGTCAAAAATTATGAAATGTATTTAAACAATTGTTTTAAATATTATAATGAAAATTATTATAAATTTGGAGAGAAGGCGATTAAAGAAAAATGGGAAGAAACAATAAAAGAGATGCTCTAA
- a CDS encoding DDE-type integrase/transposase/recombinase, translated as MGLPKSTYYYYKDKHKKYKTVKPKRAGAKPKGYSFNFKSEKVSDDKIKELLKSYDVTRECAYGYIHGIGRVFYACEIIDVFDRSIIDYHIGFSCTAEDVCNSLIRAVNKRLEIMPEELYIRSDNGSQFTNKLFSDTCRVLRINHERIPNTTPNKNAHIEAFHSILERGVFG; from the coding sequence GTGGGGTTACCTAAGTCTACTTACTACTATTACAAAGATAAACATAAAAAATATAAAACAGTAAAACCTAAAAGAGCAGGCGCGAAGCCTAAAGGATATAGCTTTAATTTTAAAAGTGAAAAGGTTTCAGATGATAAGATCAAAGAACTTTTAAAAAGTTATGATGTAACCAGAGAATGTGCATATGGATATATTCATGGAATCGGAAGGGTATTTTATGCTTGTGAAATTATAGATGTTTTTGATAGAAGTATAATTGATTATCATATCGGCTTCTCATGTACTGCAGAAGATGTTTGTAACTCTTTAATAAGAGCTGTGAATAAGAGATTAGAAATCATGCCTGAGGAACTCTATATTAGAAGTGACAATGGATCCCAATTTACTAACAAATTATTTTCAGACACTTGCAGAGTTCTAAGAATAAATCATGAAAGAATACCAAATACTACCCCTAACAAGAATGCTCATATAGAGGCATTTCATAGTATTTTAGAGCGGGGAGTCTTTGGGTAG
- a CDS encoding acyltransferase, with product MKKKAIKVIKNIFYLFKIFQHKKRAKNSYINIKISQYIYQKFFSNNRGAWWPLHFTSKVVHPHKIRIGIGTCPGEMPGCYIQGIGGIDIGDFTRIAPNVGIISANHDWNDYNIHNGKRVEIGSYCWIGMNAVIMPGVKLGDHTIVGAGSVVTKSFEEGYCVVVGNPARVIKALEKKEVVEYDPKYKYEGFLPRNRSIKRG from the coding sequence TTGAAAAAGAAGGCTATAAAAGTAATAAAGAATATATTTTATCTTTTTAAAATATTTCAGCATAAAAAAAGAGCAAAAAATTCTTACATTAATATAAAAATAAGTCAATATATTTATCAAAAATTTTTCAGTAATAATAGAGGAGCTTGGTGGCCTCTTCATTTTACATCTAAAGTGGTTCATCCTCATAAAATAAGGATAGGAATAGGTACTTGTCCAGGTGAAATGCCAGGATGTTATATTCAAGGTATTGGTGGGATTGATATAGGAGATTTTACTCGGATAGCACCAAATGTTGGAATAATAAGTGCTAACCATGATTGGAATGATTACAATATTCATAATGGAAAAAGAGTTGAAATCGGAAGTTATTGCTGGATTGGAATGAATGCAGTAATCATGCCAGGAGTGAAACTAGGTGATCATACCATAGTAGGAGCAGGTTCAGTTGTGACTAAAAGTTTTGAGGAAGGTTACTGTGTTGTAGTAGGAAATCCGGCAAGAGTCATAAAAGCTCTAGAGAAAAAAGAAGTTGTTGAATACGATCCAAAGTATAAATATGAAGGCTTTTTACCTAGAAATAGAAGCATAAAGAGAGGATAA
- the galU gene encoding UTP--glucose-1-phosphate uridylyltransferase GalU has translation MILKIRKAVIPAAGLGTRVLPATKAQPKEMLTVVDKPSIQYIVEELVKSGIDDITIITGRNKYSLEDHFDYSYELEDTLGKKGKEDMLKMVREISELANIYFIRQKEPLGLGHAILAAKHHIGDEPFAVVLGDDIIHSEKPVIKQMIEIREKFQGGSIIGVQEVAEKDVSKYGIAAPGETLDDKTVTMKDFIEKPSIEESPSRLACLGRYILEPQIFDYLENGKPGKGGEIQLTDSILEMIKSGDKVLAYDFEGQRYDIGNKFGLLKANIEFGMRHPEIREELEEYLENLAKK, from the coding sequence ATGATTTTGAAAATACGTAAAGCAGTTATACCAGCGGCAGGACTTGGAACTAGGGTGCTTCCTGCTACAAAAGCACAACCAAAAGAGATGCTTACTGTTGTAGATAAGCCATCCATACAATATATAGTAGAAGAACTTGTAAAATCTGGAATAGACGATATAACTATAATAACAGGGAGAAATAAATACTCTCTAGAGGATCATTTCGACTACTCATATGAGCTTGAGGATACCCTGGGGAAAAAAGGTAAAGAAGATATGCTCAAGATGGTGAGAGAGATATCAGAGCTGGCCAATATTTACTTTATAAGGCAGAAGGAACCATTGGGTCTAGGACATGCCATCCTTGCAGCCAAGCATCATATAGGAGATGAGCCCTTTGCAGTAGTATTGGGAGACGATATAATTCACAGTGAGAAGCCCGTTATAAAGCAGATGATAGAAATAAGGGAAAAATTTCAAGGTGGAAGTATAATAGGAGTCCAGGAAGTGGCAGAAAAGGATGTATCCAAATACGGTATAGCCGCCCCTGGTGAGACTCTAGATGACAAGACAGTTACTATGAAAGACTTTATAGAGAAACCAAGCATAGAAGAGTCACCGTCAAGACTTGCCTGTCTTGGTAGATATATACTAGAGCCACAAATATTTGATTATCTTGAGAATGGAAAACCAGGAAAAGGCGGGGAAATACAGCTCACAGATTCCATCCTTGAGATGATAAAGTCTGGGGACAAGGTTTTAGCATACGACTTCGAAGGTCAAAGATATGATATAGGGAACAAGTTTGGACTCTTAAAGGCTAATATAGAGTTTGGGATGAGGCACCCTGAGATCAGAGAAGAACTTGAAGAATATTTAGAGAATTTAGCAAAAAAATAA
- a CDS encoding mannose-1-phosphate guanylyltransferase/mannose-6-phosphate isomerase, whose product MKVIILAGGSGTRLWPLSRDRYPKQFIKLQGDQPSLFQETFARSLLIADIDDIYVVTNEKYKFLVMGAVEEMGYDYKESNILSEPEAKNTLPAIYAGVYEVSKKNSDSVVVFPSDHKILKSIDFAEVIRSSEKLTKENIITFGIQPDGPNTGYGYISPGKENLNGFMVEEFKEKPDYDTAVSYIQKGYFWNSGIFMFNSDFFIKEVKTHAEEIHNAFDSSEGIEEAFSKIKEKISIDYGIMEKSENVAVVPVDIGWNDLGSFDAFYDVFEKDENKNIVDSSNIVFDSKNNYIHSESGKLVAAVGVEDLIVVDNRDALLICKKDQSQKVKDVVETLKSKNDLRTAYHVQDYRPWGHYKVLEEEKDSFKIKRIKINQGKKISYQLHHHRSEHWIVVKGMAKVTIEGSESFVSAGESIFIKTGQKHRLENPGKTPLEIIEVQMGEYLEEDDIVRFDQ is encoded by the coding sequence ATGAAAGTCATAATACTGGCAGGTGGAAGCGGGACTAGGCTTTGGCCTCTAAGCAGAGACAGATACCCGAAACAATTTATAAAACTTCAGGGAGACCAACCCTCACTTTTTCAGGAAACTTTTGCTAGGAGCCTTTTAATTGCAGATATTGATGATATCTATGTAGTCACCAATGAAAAATACAAGTTCCTGGTAATGGGAGCGGTGGAAGAGATGGGTTATGATTATAAAGAATCAAATATATTATCAGAACCTGAGGCCAAGAATACTCTTCCTGCTATCTATGCAGGTGTCTATGAGGTAAGTAAAAAAAATTCAGACTCGGTAGTAGTCTTTCCTTCAGATCATAAGATTTTGAAAAGCATTGACTTTGCAGAGGTTATAAGATCATCAGAGAAGCTTACCAAGGAAAATATAATCACCTTTGGGATACAGCCTGACGGTCCAAATACAGGCTATGGATATATATCCCCGGGAAAAGAGAATTTAAATGGTTTTATGGTAGAGGAGTTTAAGGAAAAGCCTGATTATGACACGGCAGTATCTTATATCCAAAAGGGGTATTTTTGGAACAGCGGTATCTTTATGTTCAATTCGGACTTTTTTATAAAGGAAGTAAAAACCCATGCAGAAGAAATTCACAATGCTTTTGATTCTAGTGAGGGCATAGAAGAGGCCTTTTCCAAGATAAAAGAGAAGATATCCATAGACTACGGGATAATGGAAAAAAGTGAAAATGTGGCAGTTGTCCCTGTGGATATAGGATGGAATGATCTAGGGAGCTTTGATGCCTTTTATGATGTCTTTGAAAAAGATGAGAATAAGAACATAGTTGACTCAAGTAACATTGTTTTTGATTCTAAAAATAACTACATACATTCTGAATCAGGGAAACTAGTGGCTGCAGTAGGGGTAGAGGACCTCATTGTTGTGGATAACAGAGATGCCCTTCTTATATGCAAGAAAGATCAGTCACAAAAGGTAAAAGATGTGGTAGAAACTTTAAAATCAAAAAATGATCTCAGAACTGCATATCATGTGCAGGATTACAGACCTTGGGGCCATTATAAGGTGCTAGAAGAGGAGAAAGATTCATTTAAGATAAAAAGAATAAAGATAAACCAGGGGAAAAAGATAAGCTATCAGCTGCACCACCATAGAAGTGAGCACTGGATAGTGGTAAAAGGTATGGCGAAAGTCACCATTGAGGGATCAGAGAGCTTTGTCTCTGCAGGAGAGAGTATCTTTATAAAGACAGGACAAAAACACAGACTGGAAAACCCAGGAAAGACACCTCTTGAGATAATCGAGGTACAGATGGGAGAATACCTGGAAGAGGATGATATAGTTAGGTTTGATCAATAG
- a CDS encoding transposase → MTRRRYSMEEKERILEEVKLAKNRRAVAAKYNLAESTIRGWEKKLSQKELGQHKDLSKINKILEAENKALKEISTEKDLEIKILKDMLKKM, encoded by the coding sequence ATGACTAGAAGAAGATACTCTATGGAAGAAAAAGAAAGAATATTAGAAGAAGTTAAACTAGCTAAGAATAGAAGAGCTGTGGCAGCTAAGTACAATCTGGCTGAAAGTACCATCAGAGGTTGGGAAAAAAAGCTTTCTCAAAAAGAATTGGGTCAACATAAGGATTTAAGTAAAATTAATAAAATCCTTGAGGCTGAAAATAAGGCACTGAAGGAAATTTCTACTGAAAAGGATCTTGAAATTAAAATTTTGAAGGATATGTTAAAAAAGATGTAG
- a CDS encoding polysaccharide biosynthesis C-terminal domain-containing protein has translation MQYVKSIGSNLILQIIQVVIGIFTSIFIYRGIGAEGNGYARYLLLLVNIIGQYGHLGILNSVTHFLKKKNYRREEIITTNVIYSIIIFLIYEIIIIFFKAKGKIINEYNTIIVIMVGFIILFNYISIIASSVYTGENKLLKMNRILKNMQFIRLICLFSLYLTKSLTVNSFLIYTVIESLVRSYLLIKKLDFNFDLSCKINTEIILKEFKYGFFINISALLIFLNYRVDQIMVKEFLNLKSFGVYSLGVTLSELLLLIPKSVSSALMAKLYNVDRSIEKGKVALFTVKYTFLACLLLSCVGMFLAELVPLFYGDEYRESVLVIRVLFWGITFASLGKVLSSFFLEKEKNRVVLNISVLTFIINFIINLYTIPKYGIVGAALASSVSYFIYGTAYLILFLKNVEVKVGTFLFKLSNEEYNFIKKFKALLPLR, from the coding sequence ATGCAATATGTAAAAAGTATAGGAAGTAATTTGATACTTCAAATAATTCAAGTTGTTATTGGAATTTTTACAAGTATATTTATATATAGGGGAATAGGAGCTGAAGGAAATGGCTATGCTAGATATTTGTTGTTGTTGGTTAATATAATCGGACAATATGGTCATCTTGGAATATTAAATTCAGTAACACATTTTTTAAAAAAGAAAAATTATAGAAGAGAAGAGATAATTACAACAAATGTTATATATTCCATTATAATATTTTTGATATATGAGATTATTATTATTTTTTTTAAAGCTAAAGGTAAAATAATAAATGAATATAACACTATTATAGTTATAATGGTTGGTTTTATTATTTTATTTAATTACATATCAATTATTGCTTCTAGTGTGTATACGGGAGAAAATAAACTATTAAAAATGAATAGAATACTCAAAAACATGCAATTCATAAGATTGATTTGCTTATTTAGCTTATATTTAACAAAATCACTGACAGTAAATAGTTTTTTAATTTATACGGTTATTGAAAGTCTAGTAAGAAGTTATTTATTGATAAAAAAACTTGATTTTAATTTTGATTTAAGCTGTAAAATTAATACTGAAATTATACTAAAGGAATTTAAATATGGTTTTTTTATTAACATATCTGCACTATTAATTTTTTTAAATTATAGAGTAGATCAAATAATGGTAAAAGAATTTTTGAATTTAAAAAGTTTTGGTGTGTATTCTTTGGGAGTTACTCTTAGTGAACTGTTATTGTTAATTCCTAAAAGCGTGAGTAGTGCTTTAATGGCAAAATTATATAATGTTGATAGATCAATTGAGAAAGGTAAAGTTGCTTTATTTACAGTAAAATATACTTTTTTAGCTTGTTTACTGTTATCATGTGTGGGAATGTTTTTAGCAGAATTAGTTCCACTATTTTATGGTGACGAATATAGAGAAAGTGTATTAGTTATTAGAGTTCTATTTTGGGGGATAACATTTGCGTCACTTGGGAAAGTTTTATCTTCATTTTTCTTAGAAAAAGAAAAAAATAGAGTAGTTTTAAATATATCAGTTTTAACATTTATTATAAATTTTATTATAAACCTTTATACAATACCAAAATATGGAATAGTAGGAGCAGCACTTGCATCATCAGTTTCATATTTTATATATGGAACTGCATATTTAATTTTATTTTTGAAAAATGTTGAAGTAAAAGTAGGAACATTTTTATTTAAATTAAGTAATGAAGAATATAATTTTATAAAGAAATTTAAAGCTTTATTGCCCCTTAGATAG
- a CDS encoding flippase: MVIVEKIKGSHFIKKIIESFFGRASFTIFSMFFSFVCARIYGVEIFGKYTYAFTVVSLIMVFAKAGLDNGLIYYIPKSGNKYISFGFFVNFIASIFIVLVGYFYIDDYYVKISLPLVWILSVEQIFFGIYRANNQIKEFYLINGFYSMILKILLAIAFYFLFGKNVENIIFSVYVSSLFSIIFYFLKNKEKFGKINFDSEFIKYSLPLVVAAMMGVLMGKIDIIMLGSMIDKKSVGIYQIASQIAGSTSVILMIFNTVFAPKVSQLYHAEEMDKLKEMYVKSTRFLGITSLFIILVLCLLSKYILLIFGKEFVSGQWPLIYRSIGQFLNASVGSVWLMLAMTGKSKLQMYGNLLACILNISLNYVFIKSYGINGAAIASMISIGFVNILGYILVKRQFKVKAYWIF, encoded by the coding sequence GTGGTAATTGTTGAGAAAATAAAGGGAAGCCACTTTATAAAAAAAATAATAGAGAGTTTTTTTGGTAGAGCATCTTTTACAATATTTAGTATGTTCTTCTCTTTTGTTTGTGCCAGAATATATGGGGTAGAGATATTTGGAAAATATACTTATGCATTTACTGTGGTATCTCTGATCATGGTATTTGCAAAGGCGGGACTTGACAATGGGCTGATATATTATATACCTAAATCAGGTAATAAATATATATCCTTTGGCTTCTTTGTAAATTTTATTGCATCTATATTTATTGTGCTAGTTGGATATTTTTACATAGATGATTATTATGTGAAAATATCCTTGCCCTTAGTCTGGATTTTGTCTGTAGAACAGATCTTCTTTGGGATATACAGAGCAAATAACCAAATAAAGGAATTTTATCTGATAAACGGCTTTTATTCTATGATTCTTAAAATATTATTGGCGATAGCGTTCTATTTCTTATTCGGAAAAAACGTGGAAAATATTATTTTTTCAGTATATGTATCAAGCCTTTTTTCAATAATTTTCTATTTTTTAAAGAATAAAGAAAAGTTTGGAAAAATTAACTTTGATTCAGAATTTATAAAGTATTCTCTTCCATTAGTTGTAGCGGCTATGATGGGGGTACTTATGGGTAAAATAGATATAATAATGCTAGGAAGTATGATAGACAAAAAAAGTGTTGGGATATATCAGATAGCTTCTCAGATAGCAGGATCAACATCTGTTATACTTATGATTTTTAATACTGTTTTTGCTCCCAAGGTATCTCAGCTATATCATGCCGAAGAGATGGATAAACTTAAAGAAATGTATGTAAAGTCCACTCGTTTTCTAGGAATAACATCTCTTTTTATTATTCTAGTACTTTGCTTATTAAGTAAGTATATTTTACTTATTTTTGGTAAAGAATTTGTATCAGGGCAGTGGCCTCTTATCTATAGATCAATAGGCCAATTTTTGAATGCATCTGTAGGTAGTGTTTGGCTTATGCTTGCAATGACTGGAAAATCAAAATTGCAGATGTATGGAAATCTTCTAGCCTGCATTTTAAACATCTCTTTAAATTATGTATTTATAAAATCTTATGGTATAAATGGTGCAGCTATCGCCAGTATGATATCAATTGGATTTGTAAATATTTTAGGATATATATTAGTTAAAAGGCAATTTAAAGTAAAGGCATACTGGATATTTTAA
- a CDS encoding sugar transferase: MSKFYINKLVITNSLINSKTLKKVLKLKLNGVKVMTYNSFNEEIQGKVDVKSIDENWFLSGSGFTILHNTLQKRIKRLFDIILGILIALLTMPIMILSAVAIKLESPGEVLFKERRVGFGGREFTIIKFRSMRNDAEKDGAKWAEKNIPRVTKFGNFMRKTKIDELPQLWNVLNGDMSFIEPRPERQVFIDTVEKEIPFYNLGYSVQPGLTGWAQVM; encoded by the coding sequence GTGAGTAAATTTTATATCAATAAGCTTGTAATAACAAACAGTCTGATTAACAGCAAGACTTTGAAAAAAGTGTTGAAATTAAAGCTAAACGGTGTAAAGGTAATGACCTATAATAGTTTCAATGAGGAGATTCAGGGAAAGGTAGATGTAAAAAGTATAGATGAAAATTGGTTTTTGAGCGGGTCAGGATTTACAATACTTCACAACACATTGCAAAAGAGGATAAAAAGGTTATTTGATATAATACTTGGAATATTAATAGCTTTACTGACAATGCCGATAATGATCTTATCAGCAGTGGCAATAAAACTAGAAAGTCCAGGTGAGGTGCTGTTTAAAGAGAGAAGAGTGGGCTTTGGAGGAAGGGAATTTACCATTATAAAATTTCGAAGTATGAGAAACGACGCCGAAAAGGACGGAGCCAAGTGGGCAGAAAAAAACATCCCGAGAGTAACCAAGTTTGGAAACTTTATGAGAAAGACAAAAATAGACGAATTGCCACAACTTTGGAACGTACTTAATGGGGATATGAGTTTTATAGAACCTAGGCCTGAAAGACAGGTATTCATAGATACTGTGGAAAAAGAGATACCGTTTTACAACTTGGGGTACTCTGTACAGCCTGGCCTCACAGGATGGGCACAAGTGATGTAG
- the cysQ gene encoding 3'(2'),5'-bisphosphate nucleotidase CysQ, with translation MLNIIKKLAVEAGIEIMKIYESDDFGIESKGDESPLTRADKKANEIIVKGLKKHFSDMAILSEEEKDNGERLAFNKCFIVDPLDGTKEFIKRNGEFTVNIALSENGKSTLGVIYVPVTKEIYFAQSDKGSYYEKVDLSDGDISFKSNEKLLVTDKTKDLTIVGSKSHMSEEFKKMIEANKNKISDVKSFGSSLKGCMVAKGVADLYYRFGPTMEWDTAAMQCVVEEAGAMMKFIDHTEIKYNRKDSLNKGFYIINKLENKFI, from the coding sequence ATGCTAAATATAATAAAAAAGCTGGCTGTAGAAGCAGGCATAGAGATAATGAAAATATATGAAAGCGATGATTTCGGAATAGAGTCAAAGGGAGATGAATCTCCCCTTACAAGGGCAGATAAAAAAGCAAATGAAATTATCGTAAAAGGATTAAAAAAACATTTTTCTGATATGGCAATTCTCTCAGAAGAAGAAAAGGACAACGGTGAAAGGCTGGCATTCAATAAATGCTTTATAGTAGATCCATTAGACGGTACAAAGGAGTTCATAAAAAGAAACGGAGAATTTACTGTAAATATAGCCTTATCTGAAAATGGTAAAAGTACCCTAGGAGTAATATATGTTCCTGTGACAAAGGAGATATACTTTGCCCAGTCAGACAAAGGGAGTTACTATGAAAAAGTTGATCTTTCAGATGGGGATATATCCTTTAAATCCAATGAAAAACTATTGGTCACTGATAAAACAAAAGATCTAACGATAGTGGGAAGTAAATCTCATATGTCTGAAGAGTTTAAAAAAATGATAGAAGCTAACAAAAATAAAATATCAGATGTGAAATCCTTTGGAAGTTCTTTAAAAGGATGTATGGTCGCAAAAGGTGTAGCAGACTTGTATTATAGATTTGGACCGACTATGGAGTGGGATACTGCTGCTATGCAGTGTGTTGTAGAAGAAGCAGGTGCTATGATGAAGTTTATAGATCATACAGAGATAAAATACAACAGAAAAGATTCTCTAAACAAAGGCTTTTATATAATCAATAAATTAGAAAATAAATTTATCTAG